The genomic segment CACCCACTACCTCGACCGGGTGGCGCTCGGCATCGCCCAGGGCATCCGCGCGGCGCTGGTGGGCGGCGTCTCGGCCAGTGGGGCGGTCGCAGGTAGATAAGCCAGGCCCCCAACACCAGAAGGACCCCGCGCGGCTGGCGGGGTCCCTCCGTTTTTCCGGTGCCGGGTCATACGGGATTGCTCTGATTCCAGAACATCCGGGAAAGCACCATAGGGTCTTCCATCGCCGCAACCCCGTACTTTTTGCTTCTCGCTCTCCTGCGGAGCTGTGCCAGTCCGCTCGGATGATTCCAAGGAATCATCGCAATTTGGTATCAGTCCCGCTCGCGCTCGCGCTCGGCGTTGAGCTGGGCCTGAAGCTGGGCTTGGCGCTGGCGCACGTAGTCCTGATGGAAACGCGATTCGTCCATCAGCTCGGTGCCAACCGTGAGCTTGCCGGTGGCGAGTTCGCGCATGGCGAGCGTGACGAGGTTGCGGGTGCGTGCCCGCTGCTCGTTCGAGACCACGCTGGGTGCTCCGGAGCGCAGTTGCAGCGCCCGCTTGGCGGTCACGACCGACAGGCGGTACTTGCTGTCGGTCAGGGAAAGAAGCTTGTCGATATCCTGTTCGGCCATGTAAGAACCCCTTTCATCCGGCGCCTGCCCCGGCTGGGGCGGGAAGCGACGGGCATCCGGCCTGCCCCGGGTGGGCGGGCGTACTCAGCCGCTCAGTCTAGCCCACCGGGGCCAGGGAGAGGCGGG from the Deinococcus sp. NW-56 genome contains:
- the rpoZ gene encoding DNA-directed RNA polymerase subunit omega, translated to MAEQDIDKLLSLTDSKYRLSVVTAKRALQLRSGAPSVVSNEQRARTRNLVTLAMRELATGKLTVGTELMDESRFHQDYVRQRQAQLQAQLNAERERERD